The Camelina sativa cultivar DH55 chromosome 18, Cs, whole genome shotgun sequence DNA window GAACTTGTCTAGTAACCTCCTCATTTACAAGATAGATTGAAACCAAGCTAAGCAAAATCTGTGATGGGATTTTGATTAATGTTCTTGAAGCTCATCTTATCCCATTGCTTCACCAGCTGAATCCAAAGTGTTTTTACCTGAAAATGAAGGGAGATTATCACAGGTATCTTTCTGAGTTTAATGCTGCTGAAAGCACTTTGGTTGCTTACAAGTATGCTTCCGTAAGTGATTCTTTACTTCATTACAACATATTTGAATGTTATGTCTTGTGTGGCTATATAGAATTGATTTTGTTCTTATTGTTATATTCTCTGTAATATAATCCAGGACATTGCCACTGCTGAGTTAGCTCCCACCCACTCACCCAATAAGGCTTGGTCTTGCCATCAACTTCTCAGTGTTTAACTATGAAATGCTGAACTCACCTGATCGTGCTTGCAGCCTCGCAAAGCAGGTTTGTGGACAGCGGATTTCACTTTTTACATCATGTGAAGTTGTTAACTATAATCATACTGAATGAGCTCTCTTGGGTTTCTGCAGGCATTTGATGATGCAATTGCTGAGTTGGATACATTGAGTGCGGAATCATACAAGGACAGTACTCTGATTATGCAGCTTCCTTGAGACAATCTCACTCTCTGGACTTCAGATATGACAGTAAGCATCAACACACTATACATTGATCATTGTTCACTTTAAACCAACTTCAACTTGGGATCTTTAGATGGTGATCATATAGTTATCAAGAGCTTCTTTGTTCTGTAAATTGACATGATTGTTTCTTTCTAGTCATTAGGACGAAGCAGGAGATGAGATCAAGGAGGCAGCATCGAAGCGTGATGGCGCAGAGTAAACCCGAAGGAGAGGAAgtcactttattttataaaaagtagaaaCTTTCATGTGATAATCTGAGTGAGGGATAGCTCAGGATTCTTATAAGGACACACTTTAattgttgttagtttgtttGGTAACTTGTATGCCATGATCTTATTGTTTTTGCTCTGTATATTGTGTCAACATTTTGGAGGATTGGATCATTTCCATCACAAAGGTATTTAACAGTGCATTAATAACTAAAgtagacaaaacaagaaaccataTTTATGACAAAATGTTCaattcaaaagagagaaaagatctGAAACAACACCCCGTGATAGACAAGTTACTACTAATAATAGAAGAGAGGAACAAAACCATAATAAAACCCCCTTAATGTAGCTAGCTAATTAACACTTCCTAGAAGTTATTACTAGACCATAACCTCAAGTTCAATGGCTGTGCAGAAGAAATAAACTAGATCAATCAAGTTACATCGATTCAAGAGACAAATCAAACATTATCAGACaccaaaattaagaaagaagCTTAGCATGTCTCAAGAGCAAAGCAGAGTACTCCACGGCACCTGAAAGTCCAAAGACTGATCTTGTCCTTGGCTTTTAAGTTGTTACCCTTGACGACATCGTTCCAGCCCCAGTTCAAAGCGTAATTTAAGGTTCCATGTCCAGTTTCCTTCTCCATCGGCCATAGCTTAAAACGCAAACCCCACTTTTCACATCTTTGGTTCACAAGAATCGTTCCCACACCGATAGTCTCATCTATGGCTCGAGACTCCCCTGGCGTCAAGAATTCGTTTCTGATTAGCTGCTGGAATGGCACTAAGAGACGGCTCTGGGCTGATTTCACATCAGTCGGTGTTAGACACCTCTCAAAGATCAGCAAAGGGTTTGCGACATCAGCTCTCATTCTTCTCATCACCTGAAAAATCCACTCCGGTGCCTCTGTATCCGTCCTCGTTGGGAAAGAAACAACCTTTGCTTTCTTGAAGTTACcactcttcttctgtttcacGGCACGCCTCTTGCGGCTTGTTGTGTTCTCCTTTAGGCATGGTTCGTAACTAGGGTCGTTCGCCTCTGTCTTCTCAGACATAGCCGTTTTGTAACCGAGGAGTAACGAAGGGTAATTATAACAACGAAGGTTCAGGAACGATGAGGACGACCCATCAAGATCAGCCAAGTTTCGTCGTACCAATCTCTTCATGTTCTTCTCAAAGAGTCTCGTCGCCTCATCACTCTCTCGGCGGTAGTCGTAATCTTCACAGACAATCTTAGATTTTCCCTTCTTTGCACGTAGTAGCTCTGCATctaaaaaactagggttttgtgtgtttttcgtCTCGTGATCATcgagcgatgaagaagaagacatcataGAAGTCccattagggttttgttgtgtGTATCTCATATTCACCAAAGACGTACGATCTTTTCTTCCTCGGGAAAAGGTAGAAGAAACTCTTCTCGCTATCTTCTTCTCCACGACGACGACGTTGTTCTTCTTCCTGAACCATAACGGCAGTATCCACAAGTAAAAACAAATTCGACCACATATCCTTACCTGAATCCGTGAGATGATTCATACTCATGGTGATCGAACTGAAAGAATCTCGAATAGGAAATTTTAAGACTCAAAAAGTTGTGAGAGTGAAAACGTGATCAGGAAGAAGGAAATTGTTATTGAGAGGAGAGAAACTAGCGAAACTGAAGAGAAAAAGTGCCTTCTCCTGACTTATATATACTTACATTAGGGCTagagtattttgttttttccattcttgtgtttgtgtttagtgGTTTAATTATTGTGATTAGTAACTAATTATAGCCGTTGTAGTCAAGTTAACATGAATGATTAGGGTAATGCTATAATTACGATTTAGTCCCTATTTagtattttcctttttcccGAGAACGAGAAAAGAAgtagtgaaattttttttggaagtttctctgcagcttcgNtcttttttttttttttttttttttgttggtatgtatttagttttattattaattaagtcTTTTGGCATTTACGCTCGACTTCATACAATAAACATACAATCCAAAACAATGAATAGTCTATAAAAAAGTTAGATTCACCACCAGTTTAAGGAACTCGGAATAAATAATGAGATCATCATTGGGTAAAACTGGAACGTAAcatcttgatgttttttttgatactatgtaatgtaaaatatgtttgccatgttcgtttttttttctttgataacaTTGCCATGGTCACTAACTCACTATTATACTTTTCTAATTTCCACTttcattcagttttttttcacTGAATAATATGATTAGCAATAGAtcaagtattaaaaaaaaaaaaaaaaaggttgacaTGAATTGTTTACACAAATGAAGAAAATAGGGAAACTTAATgttggtgaccaaaaaaaaaaaaaaattggaaacttaatattttttttcctttttggtgaATATGGAAACTCATTGACTTATACATAAGAGGCCcattaaaagtttcaataaacaaaagatagCATATATTATAGACGGAGTCAAAATATTTGAGGCTCTCTAGTACTCTACCCTAGCAAGGTTTCGATCCTCCTGAGACGGGAACAAATTCGATTTTGAAATACAATCATGGAAGAAGATCCTAGCTACGTCGAGTATGTTTCAGTGGAGGTCCGCAGAGCAATGGTATTTGACAAGATTCTTCTTCAGTGGAAGCGAAAAGCTTCGGAATTGGAGGAAGAATTAGAAGCTGACAAGGAAAACATCGCCGAAGTGTTAGGGGTGGATTTCACCTCAACAATAGGCCCAGTCCAGAAAAGGCCCAAAAGGATTAATAGGCCGAACAGGGTATTTTGGTCATTTCAGATGACGAACCGACACAATAATCTATAAATAGTGAACGTACAGCGTACGGCGAGAGGACACAGAAAATGGAGAGGGAATTCGTACAAGAGAACAGGTTCTCGCAGTATCGATTGGATGAGCTCTCAGCTTGACAATTGTTTCCTTCTCGTCGTTTTATAGCTCGTAGTTACCAATTGTAGCCcaactttttcatatataaaagagaacttcgacACTCTAAATACCGAACTAAAACTCTCTAATTGTACCGATCTGGACATCAACACAAAGCTTCTGCTAAACCTAGTTTACTCGTTCAAGCAACTCAGCTCAAGAGAGATGTACCAGAGGTTAGTGCTACTGATCGAATCATCttacaagagaaagagatgatggAGCGTTTATCTGATAAGAAGACGCTTATGTCTGTTCGTGAATTAGCCAAAGGTATCACTTACACAGAGCCTCTGTTAACTGGTTGGAAACCTCCTTTAGATATTAGGAACCTGTCTAGTAAACGGAGAGACTTGCTTAGGAAGCAATGGCATATTATTGTTAATGGTGATGATGTTCCTCCCCCTATCAAGGACTTTAAAGATATGAAGTTTCCTAAACCTGTTCTCGATACCCTCAAGGAGAAAGGGATAGTGCAGCCTACTCCAATTCAAGTTCAAGGTCTTCCTGTGATTTTGGCTGGGAGAGATATGATTGGGATTGCCTTCACTGGTTCAGGAAAGACTTTGGTTTTCGTGCTTCCTTTGATCATGATTGCTCtccaagaagagaagatgatgcCTATTGTTCCTGGAGAAGGTCCCATTGGTCTTATTATTTGCCCTTCTAGAGAGCTTGCTACTCAGACTTATGAAGTGATTCAGCAGTCTGTGGCTCCTTTGGTCGAGGCTGGATACCCGGAGTTGAGGTCGTTGCTATGTATTGGAGGAGTTGATATGAGATCTCAGTTGGAAGTTGTGAAGAGAGGTGTTCACATCGTTGTTGCAACACCTGGGAGGTTAAAGGATATGCTCGCCAAGAAAAAGATGAGTTTAGATGCTTGCAGGTACTTGACACTAGATGAGGCAGATAGGTTGGTTGATTTGGGTTTCGAAGATGATATAAGGGAAGTCTTTGACCACTTCAAGTCTCAACGTCAAACGCTTTTGTTTTCTGCCACAATGCCGACAAAGATTCAAATCTTTGCCAGAAGTGCTCTGGTGAAACCTGTGACTGTTAACGTAGGAAGAGCTGGAGCTGCAAATCTTGATGTGATTCAGGAGGTTGAATACGTCAAACAAGAAGCAAAGGTTGTTTACCTCCTCGAGTGTCTCCAGAAGACCTCTCCACCGGTTTTAGTATTCTGTGAGAACAAAtctgatgttgatgatattcACGAGTACTTGTTACTGAAAGGAGTAGAAGCAGTGGCCATCCGTGGAGGCAAAGATCAATAAGACAGAGAGTATGCAATCTCTTCGTTTAAATCTGGGAGAAAAGATGTCTTGGTTGCGACTGATGTTGCTTCAAAGGGTCTAGATTTCCCTGACATACAGCATGTTATAAACTATGACATGCCAGCAGAGATTGAGAACTATGTGCATAGGATAGGACGAACAGGTCGGTGTGGTAAGACTGGGATAGCAACGACATTtataaacaagaaccaaagCGAAACCACGCTGCTTGATTTGAAACACTTGTTGCAAGAAGCTAAACAGAGGATTGCTAAACATTTATGATCCAATGGAAGAAGCAGAGACAATTGCTAATGCAAGTGGTGTCAAGGGTTGTGCGTATTGTGGTGGTCTTGGACATCGTATTAGAGACTGTCAAAAACTTGAGAACCAGAAGAGTGTGGCCATATCTAATTCTAGGAAAGATTATTTTGGCTCTGGTGGTTACAGAGGAGAAATATAAATCTTGTTTTGATCCCTTTGCAAGATATCTAATCTTAGCTTGTTACCGAACTGTGATGTTTATGTTCCATGTTGTCCTAGTACATCTTTTAACTTGTCTGATAGGCAACTCTGATGATTTTTGCCACTGTATTTTGATATCTGTcaatctatataactcacttgCGTTAAAACTAAACGCACGATTTTAAATCTCAATTGATTATTctacatattataaaattttctatgGCTAATCTGCTAGAGTACAACTTCCCTATTTTGATGCAGCCAACTGAATTATCATGTAGCTTTCACGTTACATTACATCTTGAATTAATGTTTGCCATGTTCTTTTTCTAGGTAACATTGCCATTGGATACTATAAAATGTTCTTTAGCTAGGTTCCAATCTCATAGCTTTTCCACTTGAGTCACGTATAGACAAGGCTCTATATAAAAACCACATTTACATGCATGTTGTTATATCTCTGGACCAGACGCGAACAGAGGTATAAGGCCACGCAAGACTTGAGCTGATAAATGGTGAGCCTCAAAGATCTCTCCGTCCAAATTCCAAACACTCTCTTCCCCAAATGATGTAAACGTGAAAGCTCGCGTCTACATTACCAAATACATTTTGATCAGGACCCAAACAAGTTATAatgatttgaaaagaaaattattttacaaaccTTATGATATTCCACAAACTCAAAGTTCAAAGGTTCTCCACCTCTTTTCGCAAGTTCGGTAAGGTGCCTGTAACCCATTAGAATCGCTAATATAAATAGGCTTTACTCATAAAATGAATGACAATAGGAAAAAAACCAGACATTACCATAAGTATTTGGGACGAGAACAATCTTTTATGAGTATGAGATGAAGGAAACCGTCTGAGAGGTGTGCATCCACGACAAGACCATCAGGTGCTCTTTCATTTCGGTTTGACATCACTGCAGCACCTATACTCAGAAACCTCCCTTTTGTTCTACACCACCTTGTGTTTTCTGGATACGAGATAGGTGTTGTGTGTATATTATTTCCATCCTCAGCCTTATTGTTACAAATGCTGCATTTTGCACGACATAGTATTTTCTCTGATCTTGTGGTACTTCGAAATGGCCACGTTTTACTCCGCGTGTGTGGGGAAGCTTTACCATTTTCTGATTCGGCTTCTTCAAACATCACCTCTGCCTCATATGATCTTGCATTAACATATAAACCAACAACTCAGACAATATTGCTACGCTTGGAAGAAAACTAACATAGATCATTTATCAGAAATTCCACAAATGTGTAGCACATCTCTTGGCAGTGTAAATTGGTTAGGAATGTACCTGTGCTTCAAGAATATCTTAGTTCCAACATAATCATAGCGCTTGGGACCCATCCACCGATACTTTTCACTTTCTGAAATGACATCGCCATAAAACCCGTATCTGAACTAATCAATTGTACAAAAACTCTGTTAAAGATCGAAGCAATCAATTTTCATATCATAGGTTCTAATAGTTAAAGATATTGAAGTGATTTACTGTATTAGAAAAACGAGGGTGCCACTAACAATTAGAAGATAAAATTTGGGGCTTGCAAGTGAAGGATGAAAACTATACTTGACAGAATCTGCCATTCCTTACTACTAGAAAAACATCTCACTAAAAAAGTTTGGTCATTACCCAGCAAATGAGGCTGCATAACGAATAAAAGGTTCAATCGTCGAGGTTGATGCCGTTTTCCACCGCACAACCTGCATTGCATCTAGAAAGATCTTTCTACCTAGAATGATATGCAGCGCAGATGTTACAGGATCACGAGCTCCTGTGGTGCTGTAACACGAAAAGCATAAAAAGTAGTTTAAAACTTTAAGCTTATCAGAAGCTACTTTACATTAAGAGTTACTGAGATActccaaatctctcaaaatttgTTAGGAATAGAAAAAGAGAACCAAACAGTAGAGACTGAAAATGCATATGCAGTTGCATGATAATCTTTACTAGCGGAAGGATGACTATGACTATATGctgataaaaaaaacataccatATCACTATAGCATCAGTTGAACCTGCCGGGATGAGGCCGAATCTTGGCCTTTCACCACTGAAGGGATGATCAGGAACTTCAATTGCGAAAttcccaacaaaaaaagaacaagataaAGTGATTTAATAAGACAGGGTGAAAACCGAACAACCGGAAGCAGGCAATGTAATTGGATGTCTTGTAGAGAACTAAACCCACTGACCTTCACATGAGCCATTGACGGTCCCTGTAGGTAAACAATAACACCCAGAGATTACAACTTGTTAATAGTCACAGCGCTTCAACAAAGATTAGAAAAAGGTGATCATTTACATACTGAAATTCATGAACTCTTGAACTGAATCAGGAAGAAGAGGATATTGTTCCTTTTGGTCAGTCTCATGAACTGCATCTCCTTGTTCTGGAACTGAGGAGCTACCGCTACTTCGAACAGAATTGAAAATCTCTGAAGGACTTGGAGGGAGAGGGACTTTAAGTCTCGGTAAAAGATATCCATTAAGGATTTCATTGAAGAAACCATCCCCACCCTGAACATAGGTTGTTTTTCAAGATATAGCAACAATCATATCATGAAAAGAAGATTTATGATCTACAAGTAAGCGCTATGAGGAAGAAAATGTGACAACAGACAGGAGTGGAGAACCTTCATCAAGTTTCATTAACCATAATTTACTCATCAAAGAGTTATAAACTGAAGGTTATTTCATATCACAAACATATTTCACAAATGCACTGCGCGAATAAATCACTACAATCATTGTCAAAAGAAGTACTTGGGTCAATGAACCATAAAAAAGAGGTCTAAAACTTACAACAGCTATGATGCCATCATACGAATGGAGCTCTTTATTTTGAATAGATGTCATTACATCAAATGCATGTCCTGCTCGTTCTGTTGTAATCACCTGATTTAAATGGTAAACCAAGAATAGCCAACTAAGGACCATAACATTGAAAATGAGAACATTCATACCATACATAGCATGGAATTGAAAACATTCATGTGTATTTCTTCCTATGTGAGCGAGCTATAGTATCACAAGGAATTATGCATACAATGGATGTCGAAACGGACAGTCACTATTGGCTAGCATATAGCCTAATAACATCTTGAATGGCAGATATTGTGGAGAAGTCATGTTACAATATATTCtaaagcaatatatacagaAATATAAAACTTCTCATTTACTGCAAAAATAGAGTATGACTAGAGAATAGAGATAATGAAACCAATAACTACTAACCTCACAATACAGCAATTACATTACATTATAAACAACATTTTCCCCTAAATGCTCTACTATAACGCAAAATCAAATCAGGTTTTCGAAGAACCAAAATTGCCATCAAAGAACAACCTATAACAACTTTCAcaaaaaaacagtaacaaaacgACCATTCTGCTAGTGATGAAATGAAAAGCAGACCTTGGTAGTAACTTTAGCGCGGATGAAGATCTTGGAAACAGTTTCCCAAACCTTGGAGCCATTTCCTTTGCCACTTTTTGGATGTACGAAAACCTAAAGAAGTGGGAAAGCAATCCAGTCAAAAGCTTTCATCAAATAGTAGGACCAACAAAAGTGCTACAGCCTAACAACAATAAGACTTACCAAAAGATTTCTTGGTCTATCGACTTCCTTGATCAAAGAGTAATTCAACTGATCCATCCAACTCTGACACGTCTGCAAATCCATATGACCAAAAGTGAACTCGGCAAGTTTCCAAAGACAAGGCTCCTTTGGTGAACTTTGAAATCCGTGAACAGTGAACCGATACATCTACATCAAAGCAGAGAGAGACTCATTACACCTGTAATCTCCTCCAGAAGTGAAAACAACAGAcaaaatagggaaaaaaaaaaaaaaaaagaaacctctTGAGAATTTAGCAAGCGTTCCCGGAAACAATCTTTGGCATGTCTAAGTCCAGACTTTGGAGTATGCAACAATCCATAGTTTAGAAACTCAACAGCATAAATATCAGAGAATTTGATCTCAGTTTTGCAATCTTGAGAATTTCCAATTCCTAAACAAGTCGTTCCCTCCTGTCAACCATAGAAGAAACTGGCTTCATAAATCAAGTCAACGAACACACAGTCATATCTGATGGAAACTTACACAATCTGTAGCATCCAAACATCTCCAGGATAAACCATCATGATTCCTAGAGAGCAAAACTTCGCCAACGTGATCCAAGAAAAAACAACCGCTCAATAACCCACCGTCGCGATCTACGTTACCCCCGGAATCAGGAAAActagaatcatcatcatcatgagcTTCCTCCATTTCGAAAATCGCTTACAAGATTAGCAAACCTCAAAATAATTtcgattattattttattttttggtagtaAAAAAGAAGGGACGCCAATAATATTAACGGAAACCAAACGGCGGGGCGAAGACGGAAGAGATGGGAACCAATCAGATCTGCAAAACGAAATTGTCGCGTAATTGCATAGTTAGTCCCGGCCAAAACACTGGCTTTTTTGCATATTAGTCCAactctatatttttattaacaagATAAGTAAACAAATATGAACTTTTACAAGTCCAATATTCATCATGTTGATGTACTTCATATCATAATTTATTACTAATTATAGTTATTTtgctttaattatttattttttaactaaaacaattatttacACAAGAGTATAGTTTCTCGAACTACTAATTGATT harbors:
- the LOC104761129 gene encoding ceramide kinase — its product is MEEAHDDDDSSFPDSGGNVDRDGGLLSGCFFLDHVGEVLLSRNHDGLSWRCLDATDCEGTTCLGIGNSQDCKTEIKFSDIYAVEFLNYGLLHTPKSGLRHAKDCFRERLLNSQEMYRFTVHGFQSSPKEPCLWKLAEFTFGHMDLQTCQSWMDQLNYSLIKEVDRPRNLLVFVHPKSGKGNGSKVWETVSKIFIRAKVTTKVITTERAGHAFDVMTSIQNKELHSYDGIIAVGGDGFFNEILNGYLLPRLKVPLPPSPSEIFNSVRSSGSSSVPEQGDAVHETDQKEQYPLLPDSVQEFMNFRTVNGSCEVPDHPFSGERPRFGLIPAGSTDAIVICTTGARDPVTSALHIILGRKIFLDAMQVVRWKTASTSTIEPFIRYAASFAGYGFYGDVISESEKYRWMGPKRYDYVGTKIFLKHRSYEAEVMFEEAESENGKASPHTRSKTWPFRSTTRSEKILCRAKCSICNNKAEDGNNIHTTPISYPENTRWCRTKGRFLSIGAAVMSNRNERAPDGLVVDAHLSDGFLHLILIKDCSRPKYLWHLTELAKRGGEPLNFEFVEYHKTRAFTFTSFGEESVWNLDGEIFEAHHLSAQVLRGLIPLFASGPEI
- the LOC104763367 gene encoding B3 domain-containing protein At5g38490-like; this translates as MEKTKYSSPNFDHHEYESSHGFRKKNNVVVVEKKIARRVSSTFSRGRKDRTSLVNMRYTQQNPNGTSMMSSSSSLDDHETKNTQNPSFLDAELLRAKKGKSKIVCEDYDYRRESDEATRLFEKNMKRLVRRNLADLDGSSSSFLNLRCYNYPSLLLGYKTAMSEKTEANDPSYEPCLKENTTSRKRRAVKQKKSGNFKKAKVVSFPTRTDTEAPEWIFQVMRRMRADVANPLLIFERCLTPTDVKSAQSRLLVPFQQLIRNEFLTPGESRAIDETIGVGTILVNQRCEKWGLRFKLWPMEKETGHGTLNYALNWGWNDVVKGNNLKAKDKISLWTFRCRGVLCFALETC